TCGTCGAGCAGGGGCGGGTGCAGGTTGACGGCCAGGTGGCGCAGCCCTTCCAGGGTGTCCTTCATCAGGTCGCGGACGCCGCACAGTAGCTCCTTGGCGTCGGCGTCGCTTGTCTTATCCATGATGATGCGCAGATAGGCCAGCATGGTGACCATGGACTGGCTCGTCTCGTCATGGAGCTCCCGGGAAATACGCCGCCGCTCGTCTTCGCGGGCCGAAAAGAGCTGGCTGATGAGCCACATCCGCATTTTTTCCTTTTCCTGCAGGGCCTGGAGCAGGCGTGAGTTTTCCTGCTCGCGGGCAGACAGGCGCAACGACAGGGTGTTGAAGGCCCGGGCCAGGCGGCCTACGTCGTCAGGCGTCTTTTCCGGTACCTTTACCTGATAATTGCCCCGTCCCAGCTGGCGCACGGCGGCGGCCATCTGCTGGATCGGCTTGAGGAAGCTGCGGGCGTAACGCGTAGCCAGCCATGAAGAAGCGAGGCAAATGAGGATGATGAGGACGATCATTTCCAGAAAGCGGCGCTGCATGACCTGTGTCATGGTCTTTTCCGACAAGCCGATGCGGAAATATCCGACCAGGCCGTTGTCGATGGGGCAGAGCACTTCGCGGATGTACCCTTCGTTGCTGTCGAAGGTCATCGTATCTACGGTGACGCCGGGCTTCGGCTCCCGCACCAGGGGCAGGCCCTTGGGGATGCCGTTCGTAAAGGTGCTGGCTAAAATCTGGCCGTTGGGGTGGAAGACGATGATGTAGCGGATCTGGTCGTTCAGGGACTGAATCTGCATGAGCCGCTCCGTCATGGAAAACCGGTCGTCCAGGAGAATGTCGCTGCTGATGACGGCGCTCATGGTCTGGCCGATTTCGACGCCCGACTTGTCGAGCTCCCGCTCCATTTCGGAGCTCGTCGTGTACAGCAGGAGGCTGCCGATGAGCAGGCCGCAGATGAAGATGGTGCCGACGATGAGGGCGTTAAATTTTACGTACAAACTGTAATTTCTCATGGTTATTCTCCAGGTACGTTGTTGCGGATACTGTATTTATGGCGGAGGGCGGCGTACAATTCCGGCTCAGGCGGCACGAATTTGTCGATGAGGGTGCGCTGCATGGCCTCGTGCAGGGCCGGGTCCTGGTCCATGCTGTAGAAGATGCGGCGCAGCTCGGCCTTTTCGGCGTCGGGCAAATCGCTGCGCATCACGACGGGCCCTGTCGGAGCCGCCGGCAGGACGGCGAAGACCCGGACCTTTTCGCACAGCTGGGGATTCCGCCGGTTTACGAAGTCGTAAATCTGGCTGTCGACGCTGGCAGCGTCGGCCAGGTGGTTGGCGACGGCCCAAATGGATTTATCGTGGTTATAGGTGTAAAAGGTCGATTTGAAATAGGCCGAAGCCGACGTATTCATGTCCAGCAGGAGAAAGTCGATGGCCTGCCGGCCCGAATAGCTGAGGGGGTCCGTAAAGGCGAAGACCCGGCCCTGCAGCTGGCTGAAGTCGGTAATGTCGCTGTCCGAGGCGGCGATGAGATAGGTCTGGTACAGTACGGACCCGTTGGTCTGGGTCATGGCCAGCAGCTCGATCGGCGTTTTGCCCCGGTAGGCCGAGTAGGCCCCGGTGGAGAAAAAGGCGATGTCGGCGCCGCCGTTGTCCATGAGCTTGTTTAGTTCCTCGTAGGTCCGCTTTTGCAGGAGGACGGCCGGCTTCTGCCGCTCCTGGGAAATGTGGTTGACAAACTGCTGGTACGACTGGCGCGTTTCCTTAGGCGACATGACCGAGGCGAAGGCGATGCGCAGGGGCTGGACGGACGACGCCGTCGCCGCCGGGGCCGTCTGCGGCTGAGTCTGGGTAAAGTCGATGTTTCCCGCCGGCCGGTCGCAGCCGGCGCAGCACATCAGGACGGCTGCCGCCGCCGCAGCGAGCAGGCGAAGCCAGGTTTTGCTCCGTTTCATAGCATAGCTCCTTCACAGAATGATACGTAGTCTTTATATGTATCATATCATGAAATGACAGAGAGAGAAACTGACGGCGCCGTATAAAAAAAGAAGCAAAGAACGATGTCTTCGCTTCTTTTTCTAACTGCCGGAGCAGTTCCCTAGAAGAGTTTTGAGATGTATATGAAAGAGAGAAAGCAAGAGGGATTAATCTTCCTGCGGCTTGGCGTTCCAAACGAGGAGAGCCAGGAGCGTCGAGGCGACAGCCGCGCCGACCCAGAATTCCGTAGCGTAGCCGAAGTCGTATACCTTTTCGCCGCCTACGACGGTGATGGTCATGAGCTTGCCTGTGACGAATTCCTGAATGGCCGCGCCGGCATAGCTCAGGAGGCCGATCATGCCCATAGCCGCGCCGGTAACGCGCTTCGGCACGATGTCGACAGCCATGAGGCCGCCCATGTAGCAGACCAGAGCGCCCATCGTAAATCCGTAGAAGGTCATGCAGAGCATGTCGACCGTAAAGGAATGGGGAGCCCAGACGAATCCTGCAATAGACATGGAGTACAAAATACCGTAAAGCAGAGCCGGCTTATTGCGCTTATGATTGAAGAACTTGTCGGAAATGAGGCCGCACAGGAGGGCACCGAAAATACCGGCAACCTGCATGTAAGCCATAACGCCTGCAGCGCCCATGATGTCGTAGCCTTTTTCCGTCGTCAGATAGATGACGCCCCAGCTTTCGACGGCATAGCGGGCGATGTATACGCAAAGGGAAGACAAGCCGAGAATCCAGACAGCAGGATTTTTGACGACGGCGTTCCACTGCTGAGAGCTGACGGATTTTTTCTTTTCCGCGTCGACTTGTTCCTGTGTCTTTTCACCGTAGTAAACGGCACCGTTGGGAAGCCCCATCGTTTCGGGACGGTCGCTCATGCCGAAGTAAATGAAAGCCGTGCCGATCAAGGAAATGATACCGGCGGCAACGAAGCCCATGGACCAGTTGTAGGCCGATACGATGGCGGCGATGGCGAAATAGGCGAAGGAAGAACCGAGGTTATGGCTCGTAAACCATACGCCGTACAAGGTGCCGCGCTGCTTGTTGCTGAACCACTGGTTCAGGGCGACGATGGACGGGCCTGCGCCGTAGGACTGGAACCAGCCGTTGAGGCCCCATAATACGGCTAAGGGGACGAAGGAGTTTACCAGGCCCATGCCGACCATCGTAAGAGATGAAATGAAAAGACCGAAGGAAAAGAACCGCTTATTGTTCATTCGGTCGGCGAGGAAGCTGTTGGTAAATTTCCCTAAGCCGTACGTGACGAAGAAGATAGAACCGATAATACCGATTTCCGTCGGCGTGACGATGCCCGACGCCAGGAGCGGCTTTTTGATGACCGAATAGCTCTGGCGGATGATGTAGTAAAAGGCATAGCCAATGGTGATGGAGGCGAATACGCGCCAGCGGACGCTGTTGAACTTCCGCTTGACGACTTCCGAATCGGCGATCTGCGCGATATCCGGACCGGTTTTGAAGAACTGCCACAATAAATTCAACATACAGAAAAACTCCTTTCTTCATACTGCCTGTGTTTGGTCGTTCTTATTTGTTGAATTTATTATAATAAAACATAGTAACCATGCGGTATCGGAAAAAGTCTGATTTTGTTGTAGGAATTTTTCTGACAAAGAAAAGGCCGCGGCGATAAACGGAATAAGCGTATCCCTTTATCGCCGCGGATTGCGTTCATTTGATGAAATATGAATTTTATTGACGGAAACGATAACAGGTCGTTTCGATGGATGTCACTTCTTCTTTGGTAAGACCGGGAAGCTCCGTTGTCATGGCCTGTTCGATGGCCTTGGCATCGACGGTCCAGCGGGTTTTCTTCATGTCTTCGCCGTGGGCCTGGAGGTACCGGGCTGTGCTGCGGGCCGCGGCGCTGCAGGGCAGGCTTTGGACGACGTAGCGGAAGTTGGTCCGCGGCACTGATTTCATGGGCTGCTTCCACACGTCTTCGATTTCCAGGGTATAGTCGCATTCGTGGTAGCCGTTGGACACGGCTTCGCGGCCGATGTCTTCCGTGTTTTTCAGGCCCATATCGAGGAGCAGGTAGTCATAGAGAAGGACATGTTCCCATTTGTCCTTAAGAAATTCCCGTTCGGGAAAGAGGCCGCACGGGTCATCGCCGTATAGCCGGAGCAAATCCAGCAGGAAGGCCAGGCGGTGGCGCTTGAAGGTGAAGGACACGGCTTTGAGGAATATCTCGCGCATCATGACGTATCGCTCCGCTTCGTCGCGGAAGTCGGCGTCAAAGTAGCTCAGCGGCGTTTCTTCCCGTATGTAGCGGACGAGCTTGCCCTCCAGGTCGACGAGGCGCCGGCGGGCTGCCCTTCGTTCTGCCGGCGGCAGGGACGGGTCCAGCCGCCTCCGGTTCAGCCGTTCCATGCGGTTCAGGCAGGCCGTTTCCACGGCTAAGGCGCTGAACAGGCCGTTGGCCTGCTGGCGTGAAAATATTTCCGATATATCGTCTTTCGATAAGGACTGGGCCATTAGATATCATGCTCCTTATGGCGAGATTAGTCGTCGATGGTAATTTTTACGTCGGCGAATTTACAATACAAGTGCAACACCTATAAAAAATGACACATAGGTTTCTGATATAATAATGCTACCAAACAAAATCTATATCTCGGAGGAAACCTATGTGCCACTATCATCATCTTACTCTATCTGAACGAGAAAATCTACTCTTTTTTCGCGCGCAGTCCTATTCTATCTCTCGAATTGCGGCGGCCCTCGGCCGAGATAAATCCACGATCTCACGGGAACTACGCAGAAATACAGTGAACGGCAAGTATCTGCCCATCACCGCACAACAACAGTATGCCCGCCGCCGTAAGGCATGCAAGCCTCACAAGCGGTTAGAGAATGCCGAGCTATTCGCATTGGTTAAAAATCTCTTCCTGGTGCATCATTGGTCCCCAGAAGAAATTGCCGGACGCTTGCAGCTGGAACATCAGAAGGCACTCCTTAGCTATGCAACGATTTACCGCGCCATATATGCCGGTATGTTTGATGAAACGTCGTCCTCCCATGGGTCCCGCGGTGCGGTCCGCCGCTTGCGGCATCATGGAAAATCCCGGCATACCCGGCAATATCAGGAACGACGGGGTTCTATTCCCATCTCTCACGATATTTCGGAACGGCCAGCAGGAGCCGCTAACCGCTCCCGGCGAGGACATTGGGAATGTGATACCATAGCAGGAAAGACAGGAAAAGCCTGTCTGGTTACGTTGGTAGATAGAAAGAGCCGGTATCTGGTAGGAGGCAAAGCAGCCAAAAAGACAGCACAAGCCGTCAATACGGTATTGCTTCAGGTACTGCAAGGGCAACCTGTAAAAAGCCTTACGCCGGACAGAGGAAAAGAGTTCGCCCATCATGCCGCTGTCACGGAGGCCTTGAACGGCGTGCCGTTTTATTTCCCGCCGCCGCATCAGCCCTGGCAGCGGGGAAGCAACGAAAATACCAATGGCCTAGTCCGAGAGTATTTCCCGAAAGGGACGGACATCACACTCGTTCCAGAAGCCTATGTGCAAGCTGTTTTTGCAGAACTAAATCGCCGTCCCCGAAAATGTTTAGGATACAAAACGCCATACGAAGTACATTACTCTAAAAAGTTGCACTTAGCTTGACAATTCGCCGTCTTTAAAATAGTCTTTAAAGGATTGGACCCACGTGCGGGCCGGATGGGACAGGAAGCCCTTGCTCTTCCATATCAGGGCCAGGGTCCAGTAGATAGACGGGGCGACGAGGGGCACGTGGACGGCCTTGTCGGCGGGAATGCGCTGACAGATGCTCCGCGGCAGCAGGGCAATGCCCATGCGGGCGATGACCATTTCTATCTGCAAATCCCAGTTGTTGCTCTGGCAGATGATCTTGGGATGGGCCATGATGTTCTGGTAGAACGAGTGTATGTACGGATTGAGGGCAAAAGACGGCGCATAGTATACGAGGGGCTCGTCTTTGATGTCGTCGAGGGTCAGCTCGCGGGCCTTCGCCAGCCGGTGGTCGGGAGGCATGACGATTTCCAGGGGTTCCCGGTGGAAAATGAAGAAATCGTAGGGCATTTCCGTCGTAATCGGCAAGGCGACGAAGCCGACCTGCACGAGACCGTCGTCGATGGCCGAGACGATGTCCAGTGAGCCAACCTCTGTCAGTTCCAGCTCGATTTGCGGATAAGACGTGATGAAATGGCCGATAAACGGCGAAATGAGAGACGACGCGATCATCGGCGGGACGCCGACGGTCAGCTTTCCGGCATTCAGCAGCTGCGGCGATTCCATTTCTTCGTTCAGCGCTGTGAAGTCGTTTAAAATGCCTTCAATACGGGGAAGGAGATACGCACCCATTTCCGTCAGCTCGACGTTTTTTCCCTTGCGGTCAAAGAGGCGTATGTTCCAATGTTCTTCCAGCGCCTTGATGCCTTTGCTGATGGAAGGCTGACTGATATGAAGCGCTTTGGACGCTTTTGTAAAGCT
This region of Megasphaera stantonii genomic DNA includes:
- a CDS encoding IS30 family transposase, with translation MCHYHHLTLSERENLLFFRAQSYSISRIAAALGRDKSTISRELRRNTVNGKYLPITAQQQYARRRKACKPHKRLENAELFALVKNLFLVHHWSPEEIAGRLQLEHQKALLSYATIYRAIYAGMFDETSSSHGSRGAVRRLRHHGKSRHTRQYQERRGSIPISHDISERPAGAANRSRRGHWECDTIAGKTGKACLVTLVDRKSRYLVGGKAAKKTAQAVNTVLLQVLQGQPVKSLTPDRGKEFAHHAAVTEALNGVPFYFPPPHQPWQRGSNENTNGLVREYFPKGTDITLVPEAYVQAVFAELNRRPRKCLGYKTPYEVHYSKKLHLA
- a CDS encoding MFS transporter — encoded protein: MLNLLWQFFKTGPDIAQIADSEVVKRKFNSVRWRVFASITIGYAFYYIIRQSYSVIKKPLLASGIVTPTEIGIIGSIFFVTYGLGKFTNSFLADRMNNKRFFSFGLFISSLTMVGMGLVNSFVPLAVLWGLNGWFQSYGAGPSIVALNQWFSNKQRGTLYGVWFTSHNLGSSFAYFAIAAIVSAYNWSMGFVAAGIISLIGTAFIYFGMSDRPETMGLPNGAVYYGEKTQEQVDAEKKKSVSSQQWNAVVKNPAVWILGLSSLCVYIARYAVESWGVIYLTTEKGYDIMGAAGVMAYMQVAGIFGALLCGLISDKFFNHKRNKPALLYGILYSMSIAGFVWAPHSFTVDMLCMTFYGFTMGALVCYMGGLMAVDIVPKRVTGAAMGMIGLLSYAGAAIQEFVTGKLMTITVVGGEKVYDFGYATEFWVGAAVASTLLALLVWNAKPQED
- the phnD gene encoding phosphate/phosphite/phosphonate ABC transporter substrate-binding protein, which gives rise to MKRSKTWLRLLAAAAAAVLMCCAGCDRPAGNIDFTQTQPQTAPAATASSVQPLRIAFASVMSPKETRQSYQQFVNHISQERQKPAVLLQKRTYEELNKLMDNGGADIAFFSTGAYSAYRGKTPIELLAMTQTNGSVLYQTYLIAASDSDITDFSQLQGRVFAFTDPLSYSGRQAIDFLLLDMNTSASAYFKSTFYTYNHDKSIWAVANHLADAASVDSQIYDFVNRRNPQLCEKVRVFAVLPAAPTGPVVMRSDLPDAEKAELRRIFYSMDQDPALHEAMQRTLIDKFVPPEPELYAALRHKYSIRNNVPGE
- a CDS encoding sensor histidine kinase, which produces MRNYSLYVKFNALIVGTIFICGLLIGSLLLYTTSSEMERELDKSGVEIGQTMSAVISSDILLDDRFSMTERLMQIQSLNDQIRYIIVFHPNGQILASTFTNGIPKGLPLVREPKPGVTVDTMTFDSNEGYIREVLCPIDNGLVGYFRIGLSEKTMTQVMQRRFLEMIVLIILICLASSWLATRYARSFLKPIQQMAAAVRQLGRGNYQVKVPEKTPDDVGRLARAFNTLSLRLSAREQENSRLLQALQEKEKMRMWLISQLFSAREDERRRISRELHDETSQSMVTMLAYLRIIMDKTSDADAKELLCGVRDLMKDTLEGLRHLAVNLHPPLLDDLGLIVAMEKYLDTFRRAQPHIHISFSQSGDFSHLSHPISLLCYRLMQEALTNIVRHSQADAVDITIKTDDETLTLSITDNGVGFSEDTLEQARLDNHLGIVSMRERAELLNGHFYIDSYPNDGTCIVITLPLKDSSDEGGVSHDQTD
- a CDS encoding LysR family transcriptional regulator, with protein sequence MDLFQLTYFVEVAHKKSFTKASKALHISQPSISKGIKALEEHWNIRLFDRKGKNVELTEMGAYLLPRIEGILNDFTALNEEMESPQLLNAGKLTVGVPPMIASSLISPFIGHFITSYPQIELELTEVGSLDIVSAIDDGLVQVGFVALPITTEMPYDFFIFHREPLEIVMPPDHRLAKARELTLDDIKDEPLVYYAPSFALNPYIHSFYQNIMAHPKIICQSNNWDLQIEMVIARMGIALLPRSICQRIPADKAVHVPLVAPSIYWTLALIWKSKGFLSHPARTWVQSFKDYFKDGELSS